In the Sus scrofa isolate TJ Tabasco breed Duroc chromosome 6, Sscrofa11.1, whole genome shotgun sequence genome, one interval contains:
- the SSC5D gene encoding soluble scavenger receptor cysteine-rich domain-containing protein SSC5D isoform X4 produces the protein MLAPPCAPQFGSLPAACRPLSISAQRAFSWPGRPSPAWVSAVGHSPSRLPTPSSPGLRRRPAPSPPPLLSPAASSAASLPPGRASSPACSSLGPRRLQQAGAALPPFLPAVAATSSLSGSSPLSPHPRPDSANMRVLACLLAALMGIQAVERLRLADGPHGCAGRLEVWHGGRWGTVCDDGWDLRDAAVACRELGCGGALAAPGGAFFGEGTGPVWLSELACRGSERQLGLCPHRGWKAHICSHEEDAGVVCAGQRVADSRDREDSPSILDRDPWPGLSGELSPSSEEPPVTPAPRPAGTPQNTSRRKSPRPSKQAKSTRAPLLTAGAPRQERLRLVSGPHGCSGRLEVWHGGRWGTVCDDGWDLRDAAVACRELGCGGALAAPGGARFGPGSGPVWMDDVGCGGGEQALRDCPRSPWGRSNCDHSEDAGLVCTGPAPRLRLADGPHGCAGRLEVWHGGRWGSVCDDAWDLRDAAVACRELGCGGALAAPGGAFFGEGAGPILLDDLRCRGNETALRFCPARPWGQHDCHHREDAGAVCDGMPLGYVPPTAPAVDSNSSRPREAASRPPPPAASQAPGTAGLPPPPASPTAPREPGPEAGSPQLRLVAGPSRCSGRLEVWHDGRWGTVCDDSWDLRDSAVVCRELGCGSPRLSDPAAGRFGWGAGPIWLDDVRCMGTEASLADCPAAPWGKHNCAHNEDVGVTCTGMPGLDSISDPFSWSWIPGLGRDPGVWLPGELATKPSARLTPSVPEKTTTKAPGKMPKSTKKWGTKTTKKPTTQPPEMPTTKHSRAPGTQGPPELTSRTTATTLPPEASRRPTSAPTTRLTSHAPVTRTPRAPRERSSKTMAAPTKQEPGEMTSEAPVEPSAEILGEGSPESSKEPATGGSGPFRVRLADGPNRCAGRLEVWHAGRWGTVCDDGWDLRDSTVVCWELGCGRVRPRVGKTHYGPGTGPIWLDDVGCKGSEASLSDCPSRGWGQHNCDHEEDVGLTCTGYSDEEDYPPWTWDPTSGEDVAKGTTAAGMPGRSPSWGTTRRPGTPAVAATATRRLPGTGDKDGYALSWTWDTPLGGTLAKGTPTEGLPGPPGTPGTTRSPGHPSPAPRACGDTDLTHKPSQTVFISLLMWQARL, from the exons ATGCTCGCACCCCCGTGTGCACCCCAGTTCGGATCCCTCCCCGCAGCCTGCCGACCCCTGAGCATCTCAGCCCAGCGTGCCTTCTCCTGGCCGGGCCGCCCTTCTCCCGCGTGGGTGTCTGCAGTTGGACACTCTCCCTCCCGCCTGCCAAcgccctcctccccaggcctcaggcgccggccagccccctccccgcccccactcctGTCCCCTGCTGCCTCCTCGGCAGCCTCTCTTCCTCCTGGCAGAGCGTCCAGCCCAGCCTGCTCCTCCCTGGGTCCAAGGCGCCTTCAGCAGGCAGGCGcggccctccctcccttcctcccagcgGTGGCCGCCACCTCCTCCCTCTCCGGCTCCAGTCCCCTCTCACCCCATCCCCGCCCCGACTCTGCAAACATGAGGGTCTTGGCCTGCCTCCTCG CGGCTCTGATGGGGATCCAGGCTGTTG AGCGGCTGCGTCTGGCTGATGGCCCCCATGGGTGCGCTGGCCGCCTGGAGGTGTGGCACGGCGGGCGCTGGGGCACTGTGTGTGACGACGGGTGGGACCTTCGGGACGCCGCCGTGGCCTGCCGGGAGCTGGGCTGCGGGGGTGCGCTGGCCGCCCCTGGAGGGGCCTTCTTCGGGGAGGGCACGGGGCCGGTGTGGCTGAGCGAGCTGGCCTGTCGGGGCAGCGAGCGGCAGCTGGGCCTCTGCCCCCACCGGGGCTGGAAGGCCCATATCTGCTCCCACGAGGAGGACGCCGGTGTCGTCTGTGCAG GTCAGCGTGTGGCTGACTCCAGGGACCGAGAGGACTCACCTTCAATCCTGGACAGGGACCCGTGGCCGGGGCTGTCTGGGGAGCTGAGCCCCAGCTCGGAGGAGCCCCCCGTGACACCTG CCCCCCGCCCAGCCGGGACCCCTCAGAACACCTCTCGGAGGAAGAGCCCCAGGCCGTCCAAGCAGGCCAAGTCCACTAGGGCCCCTCTGCTGACTGCTGGAGCCCCTCGCCAGG agcGGCTGCGCCTGGTCTCTGGCCCCCACGGGTGCTCGGGCCGCCTGGAAGTGTGGCACGGTGGGCGCTGGGGCACCGTGTGCGACGACGGCTGGGACCTGCGGGACGCCGCAGTGGCCTGCCGCGAGCTGGGCTGCGGGGGCGCGCTGGCGGCCCCGGGAGGGGCCAGATTTGGCCCTGGCTCAGGGCCCGTGTGGATGGACGACGTGGGGTGCGGAGGGGGAGAGCAGGCCCTGCGGGACTGTCCCCGAAGCCCCTGGGGCCGGAGCAACTGTGACCACAGCGAGGACGCCGGACTGGTCTGCACCG GCCCGGCCCCTCGCCTGCGTCTGGCTGATGGCCCCCATGGGTGCGCTGGCCGCCTGGAGGTGTGGCACGGCGGGCGCTGGGGGTCGGTGTGTGATGACGCCTGGGACCTGCGAGACGCCGCCGTGGCCTGCCGCGAGCTGGGCTGTGGGGGCGCGCTGGCCGCCCCTGGAGGGGCCTTCTTCGGGGAGGGGGCCGGACCCATCCTCCTAGACGATCTTCGCTGTCGGGGAAATGAGACGGCCTTGCGCTTCTGCCCGGCACGGCCCTGGGGCCAGCACGACTGTCACCACCGGGAGGACGCCGGGGCTGTGTGTGACG GTATGCCCCTCGGGTACGTCCCTCCCACGGCCCCTGCGGtggacagcaacagctccaggcccagggaggctgcctccaggcccccaccccctgcagcgaGCCAGGCCCCAGGGACAGCAGGCCTTCCACCTCCGCCCGCCTCCCCTACCGCCCCTCGGGAGCCTGGTCCCGAAGCTG GGTCCCCTCAGCTGCGCCTTGTGGCTGGGCCCAGCAGGTGCTCAGGCCGGCTGGAGGTGTGGCACGATGGGCGCTGGGGGACGGTGTGTGACGACAGCTGGGACCTGCGGGACTCGGCTGTGGTCTGCCGGGAGCTGGGCTGCGGCAGCCCTCGGCTGTCAGACCCCGCTGCTGGCCGCTTTGGCTGGGGCGCCGGCCCCATCTGGCTGGACGACGTAAGGTGCATGGGGACGGAGGCTTCCCTTGCTGACTGCCCCGCGGCTCCCTGGGGGAAGCACAACTGTGCTCACAATGAGGATGTGGGAGTCACCTGCACTG GAATGCCCGGCCTGGACTCCATCTCAGACCCCTTCAGTTggagctggatccctggcctgggtcgaGATCCGGGTGTCTGGCTCCCAGGGGAGCTGGCCACTAAGCCCTCTGCCAGGCTGACGCCCAGTGTTCCCGAGAAAACCACCACCAAGGCCCCAGGGAAGATGCCCAAGAGCACGAAGAAGTGGGGGACCAAAACCACAAAGAAACCGACCACACAGCCTCCCGAGATGCCAACCACGAAGCACTCCAGGGCCCCGGGCACCCAGGGTCCCCCAGAACTGACCTCACGGACCACTGCCACAACCCTGCCCCCCGAGGCCTCGCGAAGACCAACCTCTGCGCCCACCACTAGGCTGACTTCACACGCCCCTGTGACGCGCACTCCCCGGGCCCCCCGGGAGCGGAGCTCCAAGACCATGGCCGCGCCAACCAAGCAAGAGCCTGGAGAAATGACCTCTGAGGCCCCGGTGGAGCCGTCGGCTGAGATCCTAGGAGAAGGTTCTCCAGAGTCATCTAAAGAACCAGCCACTGGGGGGTCAG GCCCGTTCCGGGTTCGTCTGGCTGATGGGCCCAACCGATGTGCGGGCCGGCTGGAGGTTTGGCATGCTGGACGCTGGGGGACAGTGTGCGATGACGGCTGGGACCTGCGGGACAGCACTGTGGTGTGCTGGGAGCTGGGCTGTGGAAGGGTCCGGCCCCGGGTGGGCAAAACCCACTACGGCCCCGGGACCGGGCCCATCTGGCTGGATGATGTGGGCTGCAAGGGGAGCGAGGCCTCGCTGAGCGACTGCCCCTCGAGGGGGTGGGGACAGCACAACTGCGACCACGAGGAGGACGTGGGGCTCACCTGCACTG GCTACTCGGATGAGGAGGACTATCCCCCCTGGACCTGGGACCCCACCTCGGGAGAGGACGTGGCCAAGGGGACCACCGCTGCAGGGATGCCTGGACGCTCTCCCTCCTGGGGCACCACTAGGAGGCCAGGGACCCCCGCCGTCGCCGCCACAGCAACGAGGCGCCTTCCAGGCACAG
- the NAT14 gene encoding N-acetyltransferase 14, whose protein sequence is MAPSHLSVREMREDEKPLVLEMLKAGVKDTENRVALHALTRPPALLLLAAASSGLRFVLASFALALLLPVFLAVAAMKLGLRARWGSLPPPGGLGGPWVAVRGSGDVCGVLALAPGSSAGDGARVTRLSVSRWHRRQGVGRRLLAFAESRARAWAGGMGEPRARLVVPVAVAAWGVAGMLEGCGYQAEGSWGCMGYTLVREFSKDL, encoded by the exons ATGGCACCCAGCCATCTATCAGTGCGGGAGATGAGGGAAGATGAGAAACCCCTAGTGCTGGAGATGCTGAAG GCTGGTGTGAAGGACACAGAGAACCGAGTGGCCCTCCACGCCCTCACGCGGcctccagccctgctcctccTGGCGGCTGCCAGCAGCGGCCTGCGCTTCGTCCTGGCCTCCTTTGCTCTGGCCCTGCTCCTGCCTGTGTTCCTGGCTGTGGCGGCCATGAAGCTGGGTCTGCGGGCCCGGTGGGGCTCGCTGCCCCCACCGGGTGGCCTAGGGGGACCCTGGGTGGCCGTGCGGGGCTCGGGGGATGTGTGCGGGGTCCTGGCTCTGGCCCCAGGCTCTAGCGCTGGGGATGGGGCCCGGGTCACCCGCCTCTCTGTCTCTCGCTGGCACCGCCGCCAAGGTGTGGGCAGGCGGTTACTGGCCTTTGCCGAATCTCGGGCTCGAGCCTGGGCAGGTGGCATGGGGGAGCCCCGGGCCCGGCTCGTGGTCCCGGTGGCCGTGGCCGCGTGGGGTGTGGCAGGGATGCTGGAGGGCTGCGGCTACCAGGCCGAGGGGAGCTGGGGCTGCATGGGCTACACGCTGGTGAGGGAATTCAGCAAGGACCTGTGA
- the SSC5D gene encoding soluble scavenger receptor cysteine-rich domain-containing protein SSC5D isoform X3, translating to MLAPPCAPQFGSLPAACRPLSISAQRAFSWPGRPSPAWVSAVGHSPSRLPTPSSPGLRRRPAPSPPPLLSPAASSAASLPPGRASSPACSSLGPRRLQQAGAALPPFLPAVAATSSLSGSSPLSPHPRPDSANMRVLACLLAALMGIQAVERLRLADGPHGCAGRLEVWHGGRWGTVCDDGWDLRDAAVACRELGCGGALAAPGGAFFGEGTGPVWLSELACRGSERQLGLCPHRGWKAHICSHEEDAGVVCAGQRVADSRDREDSPSILDRDPWPGLSGELSPSSEEPPVTPAPRPAGTPQNTSRRKSPRPSKQAKSTRAPLLTAGAPRQERLRLVSGPHGCSGRLEVWHGGRWGTVCDDGWDLRDAAVACRELGCGGALAAPGGARFGPGSGPVWMDDVGCGGGEQALRDCPRSPWGRSNCDHSEDAGLVCTGPAPRLRLADGPHGCAGRLEVWHGGRWGSVCDDAWDLRDAAVACRELGCGGALAAPGGAFFGEGAGPILLDDLRCRGNETALRFCPARPWGQHDCHHREDAGAVCDGMPLGYVPPTAPAVDSNSSRPREAASRPPPPAASQAPGTAGLPPPPASPTAPREPGPEAGSPQLRLVAGPSRCSGRLEVWHDGRWGTVCDDSWDLRDSAVVCRELGCGSPRLSDPAAGRFGWGAGPIWLDDVRCMGTEASLADCPAAPWGKHNCAHNEDVGVTCTGMPGLDSISDPFSWSWIPGLGRDPGVWLPGELATKPSARLTPSVPEKTTTKAPGKMPKSTKKWGTKTTKKPTTQPPEMPTTKHSRAPGTQGPPELTSRTTATTLPPEASRRPTSAPTTRLTSHAPVTRTPRAPRERSSKTMAAPTKQEPGEMTSEAPVEPSAEILGEGSPESSKEPATGGSGPFRVRLADGPNRCAGRLEVWHAGRWGTVCDDGWDLRDSTVVCWELGCGRVRPRVGKTHYGPGTGPIWLDDVGCKGSEASLSDCPSRGWGQHNCDHEEDVGLTCTGYSDEEDYPPWTWDPTSGEDVAKGTTAAGMPGRSPSWGTTRRPGTPAVAATATRRLPGTGDKDGYALSWTWDTPLGGTLAKGTPTEGLPGPPGTPGTTRSPGHPSPAPRACGDTGSSLGSAKTDPFSRYRLVPLTVCSRSLSPQHSLISELPPAPSPPPRRDLYPPP from the exons ATGCTCGCACCCCCGTGTGCACCCCAGTTCGGATCCCTCCCCGCAGCCTGCCGACCCCTGAGCATCTCAGCCCAGCGTGCCTTCTCCTGGCCGGGCCGCCCTTCTCCCGCGTGGGTGTCTGCAGTTGGACACTCTCCCTCCCGCCTGCCAAcgccctcctccccaggcctcaggcgccggccagccccctccccgcccccactcctGTCCCCTGCTGCCTCCTCGGCAGCCTCTCTTCCTCCTGGCAGAGCGTCCAGCCCAGCCTGCTCCTCCCTGGGTCCAAGGCGCCTTCAGCAGGCAGGCGcggccctccctcccttcctcccagcgGTGGCCGCCACCTCCTCCCTCTCCGGCTCCAGTCCCCTCTCACCCCATCCCCGCCCCGACTCTGCAAACATGAGGGTCTTGGCCTGCCTCCTCG CGGCTCTGATGGGGATCCAGGCTGTTG AGCGGCTGCGTCTGGCTGATGGCCCCCATGGGTGCGCTGGCCGCCTGGAGGTGTGGCACGGCGGGCGCTGGGGCACTGTGTGTGACGACGGGTGGGACCTTCGGGACGCCGCCGTGGCCTGCCGGGAGCTGGGCTGCGGGGGTGCGCTGGCCGCCCCTGGAGGGGCCTTCTTCGGGGAGGGCACGGGGCCGGTGTGGCTGAGCGAGCTGGCCTGTCGGGGCAGCGAGCGGCAGCTGGGCCTCTGCCCCCACCGGGGCTGGAAGGCCCATATCTGCTCCCACGAGGAGGACGCCGGTGTCGTCTGTGCAG GTCAGCGTGTGGCTGACTCCAGGGACCGAGAGGACTCACCTTCAATCCTGGACAGGGACCCGTGGCCGGGGCTGTCTGGGGAGCTGAGCCCCAGCTCGGAGGAGCCCCCCGTGACACCTG CCCCCCGCCCAGCCGGGACCCCTCAGAACACCTCTCGGAGGAAGAGCCCCAGGCCGTCCAAGCAGGCCAAGTCCACTAGGGCCCCTCTGCTGACTGCTGGAGCCCCTCGCCAGG agcGGCTGCGCCTGGTCTCTGGCCCCCACGGGTGCTCGGGCCGCCTGGAAGTGTGGCACGGTGGGCGCTGGGGCACCGTGTGCGACGACGGCTGGGACCTGCGGGACGCCGCAGTGGCCTGCCGCGAGCTGGGCTGCGGGGGCGCGCTGGCGGCCCCGGGAGGGGCCAGATTTGGCCCTGGCTCAGGGCCCGTGTGGATGGACGACGTGGGGTGCGGAGGGGGAGAGCAGGCCCTGCGGGACTGTCCCCGAAGCCCCTGGGGCCGGAGCAACTGTGACCACAGCGAGGACGCCGGACTGGTCTGCACCG GCCCGGCCCCTCGCCTGCGTCTGGCTGATGGCCCCCATGGGTGCGCTGGCCGCCTGGAGGTGTGGCACGGCGGGCGCTGGGGGTCGGTGTGTGATGACGCCTGGGACCTGCGAGACGCCGCCGTGGCCTGCCGCGAGCTGGGCTGTGGGGGCGCGCTGGCCGCCCCTGGAGGGGCCTTCTTCGGGGAGGGGGCCGGACCCATCCTCCTAGACGATCTTCGCTGTCGGGGAAATGAGACGGCCTTGCGCTTCTGCCCGGCACGGCCCTGGGGCCAGCACGACTGTCACCACCGGGAGGACGCCGGGGCTGTGTGTGACG GTATGCCCCTCGGGTACGTCCCTCCCACGGCCCCTGCGGtggacagcaacagctccaggcccagggaggctgcctccaggcccccaccccctgcagcgaGCCAGGCCCCAGGGACAGCAGGCCTTCCACCTCCGCCCGCCTCCCCTACCGCCCCTCGGGAGCCTGGTCCCGAAGCTG GGTCCCCTCAGCTGCGCCTTGTGGCTGGGCCCAGCAGGTGCTCAGGCCGGCTGGAGGTGTGGCACGATGGGCGCTGGGGGACGGTGTGTGACGACAGCTGGGACCTGCGGGACTCGGCTGTGGTCTGCCGGGAGCTGGGCTGCGGCAGCCCTCGGCTGTCAGACCCCGCTGCTGGCCGCTTTGGCTGGGGCGCCGGCCCCATCTGGCTGGACGACGTAAGGTGCATGGGGACGGAGGCTTCCCTTGCTGACTGCCCCGCGGCTCCCTGGGGGAAGCACAACTGTGCTCACAATGAGGATGTGGGAGTCACCTGCACTG GAATGCCCGGCCTGGACTCCATCTCAGACCCCTTCAGTTggagctggatccctggcctgggtcgaGATCCGGGTGTCTGGCTCCCAGGGGAGCTGGCCACTAAGCCCTCTGCCAGGCTGACGCCCAGTGTTCCCGAGAAAACCACCACCAAGGCCCCAGGGAAGATGCCCAAGAGCACGAAGAAGTGGGGGACCAAAACCACAAAGAAACCGACCACACAGCCTCCCGAGATGCCAACCACGAAGCACTCCAGGGCCCCGGGCACCCAGGGTCCCCCAGAACTGACCTCACGGACCACTGCCACAACCCTGCCCCCCGAGGCCTCGCGAAGACCAACCTCTGCGCCCACCACTAGGCTGACTTCACACGCCCCTGTGACGCGCACTCCCCGGGCCCCCCGGGAGCGGAGCTCCAAGACCATGGCCGCGCCAACCAAGCAAGAGCCTGGAGAAATGACCTCTGAGGCCCCGGTGGAGCCGTCGGCTGAGATCCTAGGAGAAGGTTCTCCAGAGTCATCTAAAGAACCAGCCACTGGGGGGTCAG GCCCGTTCCGGGTTCGTCTGGCTGATGGGCCCAACCGATGTGCGGGCCGGCTGGAGGTTTGGCATGCTGGACGCTGGGGGACAGTGTGCGATGACGGCTGGGACCTGCGGGACAGCACTGTGGTGTGCTGGGAGCTGGGCTGTGGAAGGGTCCGGCCCCGGGTGGGCAAAACCCACTACGGCCCCGGGACCGGGCCCATCTGGCTGGATGATGTGGGCTGCAAGGGGAGCGAGGCCTCGCTGAGCGACTGCCCCTCGAGGGGGTGGGGACAGCACAACTGCGACCACGAGGAGGACGTGGGGCTCACCTGCACTG GCTACTCGGATGAGGAGGACTATCCCCCCTGGACCTGGGACCCCACCTCGGGAGAGGACGTGGCCAAGGGGACCACCGCTGCAGGGATGCCTGGACGCTCTCCCTCCTGGGGCACCACTAGGAGGCCAGGGACCCCCGCCGTCGCCGCCACAGCAACGAGGCGCCTTCCAGGCACAG